In a single window of the Desulfomicrobium apsheronum genome:
- a CDS encoding GTP-binding protein, whose product MAKQKFERKKPHVNIGTIGHIDHGKTTLTAAITKIASLKGGGSFVAFDEIDKAPEEKERGITIATAHVEYETSKRHYAHVDCPGHADYIKNMITGAAQMDGAIIVVAATDGPMPQTREHILLARQVGVPYVVV is encoded by the coding sequence ATGGCCAAGCAAAAATTTGAAAGAAAGAAGCCGCACGTCAATATTGGTACGATTGGTCATATCGACCATGGCAAGACCACGTTGACCGCCGCGATCACCAAGATCGCGAGCCTCAAGGGCGGTGGATCCTTTGTAGCGTTCGATGAGATCGACAAGGCTCCCGAAGAAAAGGAACGCGGTATCACCATTGCCACCGCGCACGTCGAGTACGAGACCTCCAAGCGTCACTACGCTCACGTGGATTGCCCCGGTCACGCCGACTACATCAAGAACATGATCACCGGCGCGGCCCAGATGGACGGCGCGATCATCGTTGTCGCCGCCACCGACGGTCCCATGCCCCAGACTCGTGAGCACATCCTGCTCGCTCGTCAGGTCGGCGTTCCCTATGTCGTGGTTTT
- the lpxC gene encoding UDP-3-O-acyl-N-acetylglucosamine deacetylase, whose product MKQTTLRKEVRCSGVGLHSGQKVEMILKPAPADTGVIFSLSTKSGRQVVVPEPGKVVGTGLATTLGTAGAKVSTVEHLLAALVGLEIDNVLVEVNGEEIPILDGSASVYVYLINSAGIRVLDRPREVAKIKRTLVFEQDGKRVVAKPFNGLKIDYRINFPHPQIGTQNFSFESTPLTFSHRIARARTFGFMKDVEWLQKNGLALGGSLENAVVFDDYGVVNPEGLRFADEMVRHKILDFMGDIAVGSHRIWGHFEVSCSGHDFNNKFMRYLFDNQSEFLDFVALEDIASRPKCPDPVLVPVGVPAWA is encoded by the coding sequence ATGAAACAGACTACACTACGAAAAGAAGTTCGATGCTCCGGTGTCGGTTTGCATAGCGGCCAGAAGGTTGAGATGATTCTCAAGCCTGCGCCTGCCGATACAGGGGTCATTTTTTCGTTGTCGACCAAGAGCGGGCGACAGGTCGTGGTGCCGGAGCCTGGAAAGGTCGTAGGCACTGGGCTGGCCACAACGCTGGGTACCGCTGGGGCCAAGGTTTCCACGGTGGAACATCTCCTTGCCGCCCTGGTCGGTTTGGAAATAGACAACGTTCTTGTCGAAGTTAATGGAGAGGAAATCCCTATTCTCGACGGGAGCGCTTCCGTATACGTGTACCTGATCAATTCCGCAGGGATCCGGGTTCTCGATCGTCCCCGTGAGGTTGCCAAGATCAAGCGTACCCTTGTTTTCGAGCAGGACGGAAAGCGCGTTGTGGCCAAGCCTTTCAATGGCTTGAAGATTGACTATCGAATCAACTTTCCGCATCCGCAGATTGGCACGCAGAATTTTAGTTTTGAGTCGACTCCGCTTACTTTCTCCCACCGCATCGCCCGGGCCAGAACATTCGGGTTCATGAAAGATGTTGAGTGGTTGCAGAAAAACGGCCTGGCTCTTGGCGGTTCACTTGAAAATGCCGTTGTCTTTGACGACTACGGAGTGGTCAACCCCGAAGGATTGCGTTTCGCAGACGAAATGGTGCGCCACAAGATTTTGGATTTCATGGGTGATATCGCTGTGGGCAGTCATCGCATTTGGGGCCATTTTGAGGTCTCCTGTTCCGGGCATGACTTCAATAACAAATTCATGCGTTATCTTTTTGATAATCAGTCAGAATTTCTGGATTTTGTTGCTCTTGAAGACATTGCGAGCCGTCCCAAATGCCCTGACCCGGTGCTCGTGCCTGTAGGGGTACCTGCCTGGGCCTGA